One window of the Manihot esculenta cultivar AM560-2 chromosome 14, M.esculenta_v8, whole genome shotgun sequence genome contains the following:
- the LOC110600424 gene encoding uncharacterized protein LOC110600424, which produces MSWLFKPFQSEDPDSSPSPPSSPAAAPQQQPHDSPNNHGGGVKEDFSVIGESIGRQLRGVANFLAPPPSPPSSSTLDNPLPSDDPSSPSSQSQALLGIRNDLAEIGGSLRSGLSLLSSNKAVSEISKFTSSFLQFQGDDNEESDEDDYVPGITEEVIGFVQEISTRPECWTDFPLSLENDFRMSDAQREHASAVEHIVPGLTALRANIHSYLEDDQFWMIYFILLLPRLNEHDFEILSTPQLVETRNVLLQQLQNKRKAAPESFENSATHDTSQAGIKVSERQEENIQSREKGVTDIVNATGRLEIDNDENVDQWLKETEIDTCKTLDRQKKLEHEEDVSFSDLEDDDNDLSSRLSSSRQAQGIIRAPSSTDWVQLNESSEVGSDPQKARQSISRERDSDVESNDWLKVDDFD; this is translated from the exons ATGTCTTGGCTCTTCAAGCCTTTCCAATCCGAAGATCCagattcttctccttctcctccgtCATCACCAGCAGCAGCTCCTCAACAGCAGCCCCATGATAGCCCCAACAATCATGGCGGCGGAGTTAAAGAGGACTTTTCCGTTATCGGCGAGTCCATCGGCCGCCAATTGCGTGGTGTCGCCAACTTTCTTGCTCCGCCTCCGTCACCACCGTCCTCCTCTACTTTAGATAATCCACTTCCGTCGGATGATCCTTCTTCTCCATCCTCTCAGTCTCAAGCTCTCCTTGGGATCCGGAATGATCTTGCTGAAATAGGAGGTAGCTTGAGGAGTGGTCTGTCTTTACTCTCCAGTAATAAAGCGGTTAGTGAGATCTCCAAATTTACCTCCAGCTTTTTGCAATTCCAAGGTGATGATAATGAGGAAAGCGATGAAGATGATTATGTGCCGGGGATTACAGAGGAGGTTATTGGTTTCGTTCAGGAGATTTCCACGAGACCTGAATGCTGGACTGATTTTCCGTTGTCACTAGAAAATg ATTTCAGAATGTCTGATGCTCAGAGAGAACATGCTTCAGCTGTTGAGCATATTGTTCCTGGTTTGACAGCACTTAGAGCTAACATTCATAGTTATTTGGAGGATGATCAATTCTGgatgatatattttatattgttaCTGCCAAGATTGAATGAACATGACTTTGAGATTCTATCAACTCCCCAG TTAGTTGAAACAAGAAATGTACTTCTGCAGCAGCTACAAAACAAGAGAAAAGCGGCGCCGGAGAGCTTTGAGAATTCTGCTACACATGATACATCTCAAGCGGGCATCAAAGTCAGCGAGAGACAAGAAGAGAACATCCAATCTAGAGAAAAAGGGGTAACTGACATTGTAAATGCAACTGGAAGGTTAGAAATTGACAATGATGAGAATGTGGATCAGTGGTTGAAAGAGACCGAGATTGATACCTGCAAAACCCTGGAtagacagaaaaagcttgaacATGAAGAGGATGTGTCATTCAGTGATCTAGAGGATGATGATAATGATCTATCGAGTAGGCTATCCAGTTCTAGGCAAGCACAGGGCATTATCAGGGCTCCTTCATCCACTGATTGGGTCCAGCTGAATGAAAGTTCTGAAGTTGGAAGTGATCCGCAGAAAGCAAGGCAGTCCATCTCCCGTGAAAGAGATTCGGATGTTGAGTCCAATGATTGGCTTAAAGTTGACGACTTCGATTGA